TTCTCTTTGGCAGTATCGAACTTACGATCGTCTCAAACTCCATCTCCCCAAGCAATTTTGTGAGCTTCCTCTCATGGGTTTCCCTGAAAATTTCCCCAAATACCCTTCTAAAGATCAGTTCATTTCTTACATGGAATCTTACGCTTCTCATTTCTCCATCCATCCCCGCTTCAATCAGACCGTTCTTGCCGCTGAATTCGACTCGGTTTCCGGGTTTTGGAAGGTCTCCACTCAGGATTCCCAGTACATTTCGCGATGGATCGTCGTCGCTACAGGGGAAAATGCAGAGCCGGTTGTTCCAGAGATTTTGGGGATTGAGCGGTTTACTCGAACCGTTGTTCATACTAGTATGTATAAATCCGGTTCGGAATTTAAAAACCAACGGGTTCTGGTCGTAGGTTGTGGGAATTCCGGTATGGAAGTTAGTTTAGACCTCTGCAGACAAAATGCCATTCCTCATATGGTTGTTAGAAACACCGTAAGTTTTTTTAACCGATGAATTacggtaaatttaattataaaaataattttatttaaaagataaTATGTTTAATCATTTATTCATATTCTTAACGCATAGGTTCACGTGTTACCGCGAGAAATGTTCGGATTCTCGACATTTGGAATAGCCATGGGGCTGATGAAATGGCTACCTCTAAGACTGGTGGATAAGATTCTTCTTTTAGTAGCCAACTTAACTTTAGGCAATACTGATCATTTGGGTCTCCGACGACCGAAAACGGGTCCAATCGAGCTCAAAAATGCGACGGGAAAGACTCCGGTTCTCGACGTTGGAGCCTTATCCCAAATTAGATCAGGGAAGATCAAGGTAAATTTTGTATTCATTTAGTTGGTTGGTtagttaattagttaaaaaGTTTATGATGTGGAAGCTGACTGTATTGACTTTTCAAGTGCTTAAAAACTAGTTAAAAATTATACAtaactttttccattttttgtacAAAGGTGATGGAAGGGGTAAAAGAGATAACAAGAAATGGAGCGAAGTTCATAGATGGACAAGAGAAAGAGTTTGATTCAATAATCTTAGCGACCGGGTACAGAAGTAATGTGCCAAGTTGGCTCAAGgtaaatacaaaatataaaaatttagacGCCGTTTGATTgtctattgttatttttttttttaaataaacatttgaatttttagttgAATAAAGATTAATAtacaaacttaattaaaaaaaaaagaaaatgataaaaatcaaACGTGCCTTAAATTATagttttagttttatgctttatCTTTATATGAATCACCCATCACTTTCTAGGTCATTGGACTCATGCACAGACTGCACAACCCTACAAACCTATTCTTTTCTCcatgcaaaatagaatatgtcaGTTGGGTTCATTTGGTTTTTTCTTACCCTTTTCCAGCTTTTTCCCATATTTATGATGC
This genomic window from Benincasa hispida cultivar B227 chromosome 4, ASM972705v1, whole genome shotgun sequence contains:
- the LOC120076534 gene encoding probable indole-3-pyruvate monooxygenase YUCCA4 isoform X2; translated protein: MGSCKDQEDDHHEQEQEEPKCVWVHGPIIVGAGPSGLAAAACLSQNQIPSLILEKSDCIASLWQYRTYDRLKLHLPKQFCELPLMGFPENFPKYPSKDQFISYMESYASHFSIHPRFNQTVLAAEFDSVSGFWKVSTQDSQYISRWIVVATGENAEPVVPEILGIERFTRTVVHTSMYKSGSEFKNQRVLVVGCGNSGMEVSLDLCRQNAIPHMVVRNTVHVLPREMFGFSTFGIAMGLMKWLPLRLVDKILLLVANLTLGNTDHLGLRRPKTGPIELKNATGKTPVLDVGALSQIRSGKIKVMEGVKEITRNGAKFIDGQEKEFDSIILATGYRSNVPSWLKGCDFFTKDGMPKTPFPNGWKGERGLYTVGFTRRGLLGTASDAMKIANDITEQWRMAGNKDGKNSSSYVIFLKETKRK
- the LOC120076534 gene encoding probable indole-3-pyruvate monooxygenase YUCCA4 isoform X1, encoding MGSCKDQEDDHHEQEQEEPKCVWVHGPIIVGAGPSGLAAAACLSQNQIPSLILEKSDCIASLWQYRTYDRLKLHLPKQFCELPLMGFPENFPKYPSKDQFISYMESYASHFSIHPRFNQTVLAAEFDSVSGFWKVSTQDSQYISRWIVVATGENAEPVVPEILGIERFTRTVVHTSMYKSGSEFKNQRVLVVGCGNSGMEVSLDLCRQNAIPHMVVRNTVHVLPREMFGFSTFGIAMGLMKWLPLRLVDKILLLVANLTLGNTDHLGLRRPKTGPIELKNATGKTPVLDVGALSQIRSGKIKVMEGVKEITRNGAKFIDGQEKEFDSIILATGYRSNVPSWLKQGCDFFTKDGMPKTPFPNGWKGERGLYTVGFTRRGLLGTASDAMKIANDITEQWRMAGNKDGKNSSSYVIFLKETKRK